One window from the genome of Anticarsia gemmatalis isolate Benzon Research Colony breed Stoneville strain chromosome 8, ilAntGemm2 primary, whole genome shotgun sequence encodes:
- the LOC142974639 gene encoding sorting nexin-8-like, whose product MSSTETVTFEDLEATDVISVELVPERKGLILKHCEYYVSSRRHGTTVTRRYNDFVQLYDVLYAKYPYRAICRLPPKRVVVGGGSARFLLRRRAALQRWLTLVARHPVLAHDADLRIFLCETTVRLEKPKHDEFVLAGTQEENPNDMTIEEMQAAFISEQEQLRLAHLGLDRLSQIIEKVEGRCEAERSDLRELGAGLSALSTPASVDTPKWTTVKRALANAAELADRMGSEDDIELTDDEDTLVTLATEATGAYRSLCARLSRGLHAERAAAAAAPRHALAPQARALRDRHRYALRAALQEGALARAYALRSLEALPALLKSRALAHKRHAELWHDLHHALAGT is encoded by the exons ATGTCAAGTACAGAAACCGTAACATTTGAAGACTTAGAAGCGACAGATGTGATAAGTGTTGAACTGGTTCCAGAACGCAAAGGTTTAATATTAAAGCACTGTGAATACTATGTCAGTTCTCGAAGACATGGCACTACTGTTACAAGGAGATACAATGATTTTGTGCAGCTGTATGATGTTTTATATGCTAAGTATCCTTACCG TGCAATATGTCGTTTGCCGCCAAAACGCGTGGTAGTAGGTGGAGGCAGTGCTAGGTTCCTGCTAAGACGACGCGCGGCTCTCCAGCGATGGCTGACGTTAGTAGCTAGACACCCAGTACTGGCCCATGATGCAGATCTGAGGATATTTCTATGTGAGACTACCGTGAGACTTGAGAAGCCCAAACATGATGAGTTTGTGCTGGCTGGGACACAGGAAGAGAATCCG AACGATATGACGATAGAGGAGATGCAAGCAGCCTTCATCAGTGAACAGGAGCAGTTACGACTGGCACATCTTGGACTCGATAGATTATcacaaattattgaaaaag TGGAAGGTCGTTGTGAAGCTGAGAGGTCTGATCTGCGTGAGTTAGGAGCGGGTTTGAGTGCGCTCTCAACTCCTGCTTCAGTTGATACTCCTAAGTGGACTACAGTCAAACGTGCACTTGCTAATGCTGCTGA GCTAGCAGACCGCATGGGTTCAGAAGACGACATCGAGCTAACAGATGACGAGGACACACTAGTAACACTAGCTACAGAAGCAACAGGCGCGTACCGCTCGCTGTGCGCGCGCCTGTCGCGCGGCCTGCACGCcgagcgcgccgccgccgccgccgcgccgcgccacgCGCTCGCGCCGCAAGCACGCGCCCTGAGGGACCGCCACCGATATGCGCTGAGGGCTGCTTTACag GAAGGTGCACTAGCGCGCGCCTACGCTCTCCGTTCACTAGAAGCGTTGCCCGCACTGCTCAAGTCACGCGCACTCGCCCACAAACGTCATGCAGAACTTTGGCATGATCTACATCATGCACTTGCAGGAACTTAG
- the LOC142974710 gene encoding raffinose invertase-like: protein MQVFVILVWLSVASAEFAHDMAHVEDFIQQKKYLLKKKYRPMYHISAPVGWLNDPNGFIYFKRQYHIFYQYHPYNGAWGPIHWGHVVSDNLVDWSFNPPALVPKDHYDRYGCLSGSAVVHNSYLTLFYTGNVLANNKTSQTQNVAISADGTIFQKYLYNPVVRDAPYGNTDFRNPKVWRFRNTWYMLVGTSKAQQACLLLYTSSDLFTWKLNGTIAKSYGDMGYMWENPDIFEMDGFHVLILSVQGIISDSYRFRNLYQTGYVIGKLNYKKAQFEDLEVSSATFNELDFGHDFYAVKTMQSVDGRRLMVAWLGMWDSEYEESHAGWASMLTLVRELTLTRQGKVLMNPVSEILELRTEVLEDAWYSPGEAFNAGTRAFEMIVNSSTISYDAALTLEWNGDRQYTISYMADTGVVSVDRGGVDGLRKADWRPVNHIHWRVFVDYSSIEVFCGAGEVVFSSRIYPKKSIRIRIGGDMQLHITQYKLRRSIGYDNKMQKHLKTHVVNRFK from the coding sequence ATGCAAGTGTTCGTGATATTAGTGTGGCTTTCCGTAGCCTCCGCGGAATTTGCGCATGACATGGCGCATGTCGAGGACTTTATACAACAGAAGAAATATTTGCTGAAGAAGAAGTATCGGCCGATGTACCACATATCGGCTCCTGTCGGATGGCTCAACGATCCCAATGGATTCATTTACTTCAAGAGGCAGTATCACATATTCTACCAGTATCACCCGTACAACGGTGCCTGGGGCCCCATCCACTGGGGCCACGTAGTGAGCGACAACCTCGTCGACTGGTCCTTCAACCCGCCCGCGCTCGTGCCCAAGGATCACTACGACAGGTACGGATGTCTGTCCGGCTCCGCTGTCGTCCACAACAGTTATTTGACTCTGTTTTACACAGGAAACGTGTTAGCAAACAACAAGACTTCCCAAACACAAAATGTTGCTATAAGCGCGGACGGTACTATATTTCAAAAGTACTTGTATAATCCAGTGGTGCGAGATGCTCCGTACGGCAACACAGACTTTAGAAATCCAAAAGTGTGGAGATTCAGAAACACATGGTACATGTTGGTCGGTACGTCCAAGGCTCAACAAGCGTGCCTATTGCTTTACACCTCATCAGACTTGTTCACGTGGAAACTGAACGGTACCATAGCTAAGTCATACGGCGACATGGGCTACATGTGGGAGAACCCGGATATCTTCGAAATGGACGGTTTTCACGTACTAATTTTGTCAGTGCAAGGTATTATAAGTGATTCGTATCGATTCCGCAATTTGTATCAGACTGGTTACGTCATTGGCAAATTGAATTACAAGAAAGCGCAATTCGAGGATCTGGAAGTTTCGTCGGCGACGTTCAACGAGCTGGATTTCGGCCACGATTTTTATGCAGTGAAGACGATGCAGAGTGTAGACGGAAGACGGCTTATGGTGGCGTGGTTGGGCATGTGGGACAGTGAGTACGAGGAGTCACACGCAGGATGGGCGAGCATGTTGACTCTAGTGAGAGAACTAACTCTGACACGACAGGGCAAGGTGTTGATGAATCCTGTCAGCGAGATACTTGAACTACGGACTGAGGTCTTGGAAGACGCGTGGTACAGCCCGGGGGAGGCGTTCAACGCTGGCACCAGAGCATTTGAGATGATCGTCAACTCTAGCACGATATCTTACGATGCGGCATTGACGTTAGAATGGAATGGAGACCGGCAGTATACGATCTCTTACATGGCGGACACTGGCGTCGTTTCTGTAGACCGGGGAGGAGTGGACGGACTACGTAAGGCTGATTGGAGACCAGTCAATCACATCCATTGGCGAGTGTTCGTGGACTACAGTTCTATAGAAGTGTTCTGCGGTGCTGGCGAAGTGGTGTTCTCTAGTCGGATCTATCCTAAAAAGTCGATCCGTATCAGAATCGGCGGAGACATGCAACTGCACATAACGCAGTATAAACTAAGACGAAGTATCGGATACGATAACAAAATGCAGAAGCATTTGAAAACGCACGttgtaaatagatttaaatag
- the LOC142974643 gene encoding glutaminyl-peptide cyclotransferase-like encodes MSKSILYFAIAVLCFTTVNTEKKLKFYQEKNFHEAQELTDLDVKSLAQLSDMTHFKTILNEILIPRVVGTPNHQKVGNYIVTQMRDLGWDVTEDTFTDHTPVFGVLTFKNIIAKLNPDADRYLVLACHYDSKYMREHVFVGATDSAVPCAMMINLAKVMASQLDALKSNKLSLMFLFFDGEEAFRQWGPTDSIYGARNLARSWDEKEYKDGANHLKRIDVMVLLDLLGCPDPVFFSYFQSTEKWYVRLAVAEQRLAELSQFEGYSKGKVEQTYFRLRSSGAVIEDDHIPFMRRNVDILHIIPSPFPSVWHTAADDLSALDFKTIENLNKIMRVFVAEYLHVKP; translated from the exons ATGTCGaagtcaattttgtattttgcgATCGCAGTATTATGTTTTACAACTGTAAATACGGAGAAGAAACTTAAATTCTACCAAGAAAAG AACTTCCATGAGGCCCAAGAACTCACAGACCTGGATGTAAAAAGCCTAGCCCAATTATCTGACATGACACACTTTAAAACCATATTGAACGAAATCCTCATACCAAGAGTAGTAGGCACTCCAAATCATCAGAAAGTTGGCAACTACATTGTCACACAAATGCGAGATCTTGGATGGGATGTCACTGAAGATACTTTTACGGACCACACACCTGTGTTTGGGGTACTAACTTTCAAGAATATCATAGCCAAGTTGAATCCGGATGCGGACAGATATCTAGTCTTAGCGTGTCATTATGATAGCAAGTATATGAGGGAACATGTCTTTGTTG GAGCAACGGATTCAGCAGTACCATGCGCCATGATGATCAACCTCGCCAAAGTGATGGCCTCACAACTAGACGCACTAAAGAGCAACAAGCTCAGCCTCATGTTCCTATTCTTTGATGGAGAGGAGGCGTTCAGGCAGTGGGGACCGACCGACTCTATCTATGGAGCAAGGAACCTGGCCAGGAGCTGGGATGAGAAGGAGTATAAGGATGGTGCTAATCATTTGAAGAGGATT GATGTCATGGTCCTCCTAGACCTGCTAGGCTGTCCAGACCCGGTATTCTTCAGCTACTTCCAGTCGACGGAGAAGTGGTACGTGCGGCTCGCTGTAGCCGAACAGAGACTGGCAGAACTCAGCCAGTTCGAGGGTTATTCTAAAGGGAAGGTGGAACAGACGTACTTCAGGTTAAGGAGCTCTGGCGCTGTCATTGAAGATGACCATATTCCGTTTATGAGGAGAA ACGTGGACATTCTCCACATAATCCCGTCTCCATTCCCGTCAGTGTGGCACACGGCGGCCGACGACCTCTCCGCGCTGGACTTCAAAACTATCGAGAATTTGAACAAAATCATGCGAGTGTTCGTAGCCGAGTACCTCCACGTGAAACCTTAG
- the LOC142974704 gene encoding uncharacterized protein LOC142974704 isoform X2, whose translation MISNIDGTERLYLCKGDEPIYIENCKIPQHHIDGLRFLYKQYKKKKSGVIINYTSGYGRNLQVVLFLKALRHLFKQPVLVLCQEGAEHDWMEHFQTWTDLCDDVVLETSNPFIKKQVFINTMSNLSSFSRREWSVLVVDGDHSTHQILGLPFKAEYKIWITPVNMREHLDKFSLIYKWFYPKEKFDKAQFAADKSNPSDVVEKAVMLEAFMEDIVARRHEDEYYNDKEESPPIRISRKNKDATGTKIKRSKRRIPSDDDDTPLSHTRTDHKDIPTKSHERTKNTELTLSALQTNEIDDFSVDNFKRKSIEDFDEELLGEKDETVLKNSMNSQREVNLYYEPDSTEASDRLYEMDTLEFGNSQDQSPNGNEIRDIIDQENDDLERDRLRENLLDDDDDEEGNPDYHYNAKGVIPSKIFRNTNVEAKSKFEEFRKTNNSPSIFDGNSDNEGKDESDRETSKSPSIDEDSRPDINEVKRRESLSDDESTTKSTDNALKEVHLKSNAMLDGMKNDVSNEIPAVTNSLKRNCIEDKMKELEEKALKKFKGSILDSLF comes from the exons ATGATCAGTAACATAGATGGTACAGAGAGGCTGTATCTCTGTAAAGGAGATGAACCTATTTATATAGAAAACTGTAAGATACCACAACATCATATTGATGGTTTGAGATTCCTCTATAAACAGTATAAGAAG AAAAAGTCCGGAGTGATAATCAACTATACATCTGGGTATGGTCGTAACCTGCAAGTGGTGTTGTTCCTCAAGGCTTTACGGCACTTGTTCAAGCAGCCGGTCTTAGTGCTCTGTCAGGAAGGCGCTGAACATGACTGGATGGAGCACTTTCAGACCTGGACCGATCTGTGTGATG atGTAGTACTAGAAACCAGTAACCCGTTCATAAAGAAGCAGGTGTTCATCAACACGATGTCGAACCTGTCGTCGTTCAGTCGCCGCGAGTGGAGCGTGCTGGTCGTGGACGGCGACCACTCCACGCACCAGATCCTTGGGCTTCCATTCAAGGCTGAGTACAAGATCTGGATCACGCCCGTTAATATGAGA GAGCATCTAGACAAATTCTCTCTGATATACAAGTGGTTCTATCCTAAGGAGAAGTTCGACAAGGCTCAGTTTGCAGCGGATAAGAGTAACCCGAGCGACGTGGTGGAGAAGGCGGTGATGCTGGAGGCCTTCATGGAGGACATCGTCGCCAGGAGACACGAGGACGAATAT TACAATGACAAAGAAGAATCTCCACCAATAAGAATATCGAGGAAAAACAAAGACGCTACCGGCACCAAAATAAAACGTTCCAAGCGTAGGATACCGAGCGACGATGACGACACACCACTCAGTCACACTAGAACTGATCACAAAGACATTCCCACTAAGTCTCACGAACGAACCAAGAACACAGAACTAACGCTCTCCGCTTTACAGACCAATGAAATTGACGACTTCAGCGTAGACAACTTTAAGAGAAAAAGTATCGAAGATTTTGATGAAGAACTACTCGGAGAAAAAGATGAAACTGTCCTCAAAAACAGCATGAACAGCCAACGTGAGGTCAATCTGTACTACGAACCAGATTCAACCGAAGCCAGTGATAGACTTTATGAAATGGATACTTTAGAGTTCGGCAATTCCCAAGACCAAAGCCCTAATGGTAATGAAATAAGAGATATTATCGATCAAGAGAATGATGATTTAGAACGAGATCGGTTAAGAGAAAATTTACTAGACGACGATGATGATGAGGAAGGTAATCCCGATTATCACTACAATGCGAAAGGTGTGATACCGAGTAAGATATTTAGAAATACGAATGTTGAAGCAAAGTCTAAATTTGAAGAGTTTAGAAAAACTAATAATTCTCCTTCGATTTTTGACGGTAATTCAGATAATGAAGGCAAAGACGAATCAGATCGTGAAACATCTAAATCGCCATCTATTGACGAAGACTCGAGACCAGATATTAATGAAGTAAAAAGAAGAGAATCTCTATCAGATGATGAGTCTACAACAAAAAGTACTGATAATGCATTGAAAgaagtacatttaaaatcaaatgcAATGCTTGATGGAATGAAAAACGATGTCTCAAACGAAATACCGGCTGTCACAAACTCGTTAAAACGTAACTGTATTGAAGACAAAATGAAGGAATTGGAAGAAAAAGCACTGAAGAAATTTAAGGGATCTATAttagatagtttattttaa
- the LOC142974704 gene encoding uncharacterized protein LOC142974704 isoform X1 — protein sequence MISNIDGTERLYLCKGDEPIYIENCKIPQHHIDGLRFLYKQYKKKKSGVIINYTSGYGRNLQVVLFLKALRHLFKQPVLVLCQEGAEHDWMEHFQTWTDLCDDVVLETSNPFIKKQVFINTMSNLSSFSRREWSVLVVDGDHSTHQILGLPFKAEYKIWITPVNMREHLDKFSLIYKWFYPKEKFDKAQFAADKSNPSDVVEKAVMLEAFMEDIVARRHEDEYVQYNDKEESPPIRISRKNKDATGTKIKRSKRRIPSDDDDTPLSHTRTDHKDIPTKSHERTKNTELTLSALQTNEIDDFSVDNFKRKSIEDFDEELLGEKDETVLKNSMNSQREVNLYYEPDSTEASDRLYEMDTLEFGNSQDQSPNGNEIRDIIDQENDDLERDRLRENLLDDDDDEEGNPDYHYNAKGVIPSKIFRNTNVEAKSKFEEFRKTNNSPSIFDGNSDNEGKDESDRETSKSPSIDEDSRPDINEVKRRESLSDDESTTKSTDNALKEVHLKSNAMLDGMKNDVSNEIPAVTNSLKRNCIEDKMKELEEKALKKFKGSILDSLF from the exons ATGATCAGTAACATAGATGGTACAGAGAGGCTGTATCTCTGTAAAGGAGATGAACCTATTTATATAGAAAACTGTAAGATACCACAACATCATATTGATGGTTTGAGATTCCTCTATAAACAGTATAAGAAG AAAAAGTCCGGAGTGATAATCAACTATACATCTGGGTATGGTCGTAACCTGCAAGTGGTGTTGTTCCTCAAGGCTTTACGGCACTTGTTCAAGCAGCCGGTCTTAGTGCTCTGTCAGGAAGGCGCTGAACATGACTGGATGGAGCACTTTCAGACCTGGACCGATCTGTGTGATG atGTAGTACTAGAAACCAGTAACCCGTTCATAAAGAAGCAGGTGTTCATCAACACGATGTCGAACCTGTCGTCGTTCAGTCGCCGCGAGTGGAGCGTGCTGGTCGTGGACGGCGACCACTCCACGCACCAGATCCTTGGGCTTCCATTCAAGGCTGAGTACAAGATCTGGATCACGCCCGTTAATATGAGA GAGCATCTAGACAAATTCTCTCTGATATACAAGTGGTTCTATCCTAAGGAGAAGTTCGACAAGGCTCAGTTTGCAGCGGATAAGAGTAACCCGAGCGACGTGGTGGAGAAGGCGGTGATGCTGGAGGCCTTCATGGAGGACATCGTCGCCAGGAGACACGAGGACGAATATGTACAG TACAATGACAAAGAAGAATCTCCACCAATAAGAATATCGAGGAAAAACAAAGACGCTACCGGCACCAAAATAAAACGTTCCAAGCGTAGGATACCGAGCGACGATGACGACACACCACTCAGTCACACTAGAACTGATCACAAAGACATTCCCACTAAGTCTCACGAACGAACCAAGAACACAGAACTAACGCTCTCCGCTTTACAGACCAATGAAATTGACGACTTCAGCGTAGACAACTTTAAGAGAAAAAGTATCGAAGATTTTGATGAAGAACTACTCGGAGAAAAAGATGAAACTGTCCTCAAAAACAGCATGAACAGCCAACGTGAGGTCAATCTGTACTACGAACCAGATTCAACCGAAGCCAGTGATAGACTTTATGAAATGGATACTTTAGAGTTCGGCAATTCCCAAGACCAAAGCCCTAATGGTAATGAAATAAGAGATATTATCGATCAAGAGAATGATGATTTAGAACGAGATCGGTTAAGAGAAAATTTACTAGACGACGATGATGATGAGGAAGGTAATCCCGATTATCACTACAATGCGAAAGGTGTGATACCGAGTAAGATATTTAGAAATACGAATGTTGAAGCAAAGTCTAAATTTGAAGAGTTTAGAAAAACTAATAATTCTCCTTCGATTTTTGACGGTAATTCAGATAATGAAGGCAAAGACGAATCAGATCGTGAAACATCTAAATCGCCATCTATTGACGAAGACTCGAGACCAGATATTAATGAAGTAAAAAGAAGAGAATCTCTATCAGATGATGAGTCTACAACAAAAAGTACTGATAATGCATTGAAAgaagtacatttaaaatcaaatgcAATGCTTGATGGAATGAAAAACGATGTCTCAAACGAAATACCGGCTGTCACAAACTCGTTAAAACGTAACTGTATTGAAGACAAAATGAAGGAATTGGAAGAAAAAGCACTGAAGAAATTTAAGGGATCTATAttagatagtttattttaa
- the Echs1 gene encoding enoyl-CoA hydratase, short chain 1 — protein sequence MASVGVITRVLLGKNAINKVAAANTGFVKFYSTAPAYENIKVEVVGTKSNVGLIQLNRPKALNALCGPLFEELGQAVRDFDSDEKIAAIVITGNEKAFAAGADIKEMQNNTYSSNQKKGFLKSWEDVSNCGKPVIAAVNGFALGGGCELAMLCDIIYAGEKAKFGQPEINIGTIPGAGGTQRLPRYVGKSKAMEIVLTGNFIDAHEAEKMGLVSRVFPVEKLLEETIKLAERIGTHSPLIVKMAKQAVNQAYETTLKSGLQFEKSLFYGTFATEDRKEGMTAFVEKRPPSFKNE from the exons ATGGCCTCCGTCGGTGTTATAACTCGTGTATTATTGGGAAAGAATGCCATCAACAAAGTGGCAGCTGCGAATACCGGTTTCGTAAAGTTCTACAGCACTG cCCCAGCTTATGAAAACATCAAAGTAGAGGTTGTTGGAACCAAGTCAAATGTAGGTCTGATCCAGTTGAACAGGCCAAAAGCCTTGAATGCACTCTGTGGACCTCTGTTCGAGGAGCTCGGACAGGCTGTGAGGGACTTCGATTCTGATGAGAAGATTGCTGCCATTGTTATAACTG GTAATGAGAAGGCTTTCGCCGCCGGTGCTGACATCAAGGAGATGCAGAACAACACATACAGCAGCAACCAGAAGAAGGGTTTCCTGAAGAGCTGGGAGGATGTCTCCAACTGCGGCAAACCTGTCATCGCTGCTGTCAATGGATTCGCT CTGGGCGGTGGCTGCGAGCTAGCCATGCTCTGCGACATCATCTACGCGGGCGAGAAGGCCAAGTTCGGCCAACCTGAGATTAACATCGGCACGATCCCCGGAGCGGGCGGCACCCAGCGCCTGCCCCGCTACGTCGGCAAGTCCAAGGCCATGGAAATTGTACTCACTGGCAACTTCATTGATGCTCATGAGGCCGAGAAAATGG GACTGGTGAGCCGCGTGTTCCCAGTAGAGAAACTCCTAGAAGAGACCATCAAGCTGGCTGAGCGCATCGGCACACACTCCCCACTCATCGTGAAGATGGCCAAGCAAGCCGTCAACCAGGCGTACGAGACCACGCTCAAATCTGGACTGCAGTTCGAGAAGTCACTGTTCTATGGCACCTTCGCCACG GAGGACCGCAAAGAAGGCATGACCGCATTCGTTGAGAAGAGACCGCCTAGCTTCAAGAACGaataa